Proteins encoded in a region of the Campylobacter sp. RM16189 genome:
- the lolA gene encoding LolA-like outer membrane lipoprotein chaperone, giving the protein MKKFILFLSIYIASFASNLDFNTIQGDFTQTVTSNKTSIDYSGKFYLRKDNNALWIYTRPTAKKIYFDNKKVVVLEETLEQAIISRVKNMPNLGDILKEAKKIKEGLYKADFDDTEYFLTMKGNYPSRIDYEDRLGNKIKIIFQNVVKNYEITNEFLTPVIPSHYDVINH; this is encoded by the coding sequence ATGAAAAAATTTATACTATTTTTATCCATTTATATAGCCTCTTTTGCATCCAATCTTGACTTCAATACAATTCAAGGTGATTTCACACAAACAGTTACAAGCAATAAGACCTCAATAGACTATAGCGGTAAATTTTATCTTAGAAAAGACAACAACGCACTTTGGATATACACTAGACCTACGGCAAAAAAAATATATTTTGACAATAAAAAAGTAGTAGTTTTAGAAGAAACTTTGGAGCAAGCCATAATTTCAAGAGTAAAAAATATGCCAAATTTGGGAGATATTTTAAAAGAGGCGAAGAAAATCAAAGAAGGTCTATACAAGGCCGATTTTGACGATACCGAGTATTTTTTGACTATGAAAGGTAACTATCCATCAAGGATCGATTATGAAGACAGACTTGGAAACAAAATAAAAATAATATTTCAAAACGTAGTCAAAAACTACGAAATAACTAATGAGTTTTTAACTCCGGTTATCCCGTCGCACTACGATGTAATAAATCACTAA
- a CDS encoding AAA family ATPase translates to MLNQILKILERSNLFLTGRGGVGKSYITTSVIKHYKNELKNVVVLGSTGISAVSVGGVSVHSFFKFGICSNLEELRGLDKKQKSQLSKVKAVLDSCDLLVIDEISMVSAGLMEMIYYRLINSKFVGRIMLVGDFYQLPPVQKKETNQNSLFEFVYAFSSYAWSEFGLKNIELVKSKRTKDLEFYEILSNLRVGRLDEKVIKYIENLCVDKFDIDDNTSVLFGRNYEADRLNSAMLEKLDSKLEISNALVEIHDEKLHEKSLENWINSLSVPEILHIKVGARVIFITNKWGEYYNGERGVIMQILKDGNNIESVIVQKTNGEIIEVMPSRFELTEFELVDDNIEQRVRASFLQFPFKLAYALTIHKSQGMSIDSLVCDLNHIFANGQLYVALSRATDPKKLKLIYQRGQNFRDYLRSVVKIDEEVDKFYRENIFENIKEEI, encoded by the coding sequence TTGTTAAATCAGATTTTAAAGATTTTGGAGAGATCAAATTTATTCTTAACCGGTAGAGGCGGGGTAGGTAAGAGCTACATAACGACTTCTGTTATAAAACACTATAAAAATGAGCTTAAAAATGTAGTAGTATTGGGAAGTACTGGGATAAGCGCCGTTAGTGTAGGCGGGGTTAGTGTGCATAGTTTTTTTAAATTCGGAATTTGCTCGAATTTGGAGGAGTTAAGAGGACTTGATAAAAAACAAAAGTCGCAACTAAGCAAAGTAAAGGCGGTTCTTGATAGCTGTGATCTGCTTGTGATAGATGAGATATCTATGGTTAGCGCCGGGCTTATGGAGATGATTTACTATAGACTTATAAACTCTAAATTTGTAGGCAGAATAATGCTTGTCGGGGATTTTTATCAGCTTCCTCCGGTGCAGAAAAAAGAGACTAATCAAAATTCTTTATTTGAATTTGTTTATGCATTTAGCTCCTATGCGTGGAGTGAATTCGGTCTTAAAAACATAGAGTTAGTAAAATCAAAACGGACAAAAGATCTAGAGTTTTATGAAATTTTATCTAATTTAAGAGTGGGTAGATTAGATGAGAAAGTTATAAAATATATTGAAAATTTATGCGTAGATAAATTTGATATAGATGATAACACTAGTGTGCTTTTTGGTAGAAACTATGAGGCTGATAGACTAAATTCTGCAATGCTTGAAAAGCTTGACAGTAAACTTGAAATATCAAATGCCTTGGTTGAAATTCACGATGAAAAATTGCACGAAAAGAGTCTTGAAAACTGGATAAATAGTCTTAGCGTGCCTGAAATTTTGCACATCAAAGTTGGTGCCAGAGTAATTTTTATCACTAACAAATGGGGTGAATATTATAATGGTGAGCGCGGAGTTATAATGCAAATTTTAAAAGATGGCAATAATATAGAAAGCGTCATAGTGCAAAAGACAAATGGTGAGATAATCGAGGTGATGCCAAGTAGGTTTGAGCTTACAGAATTTGAGCTAGTTGATGATAATATAGAGCAAAGAGTCAGGGCTTCTTTTTTGCAGTTTCCGTTTAAACTAGCCTATGCTCTTACTATTCATAAATCGCAAGGAATGAGTATAGATAGCTTAGTTTGCGATCTAAATCATATTTTTGCAAACGGACAGCTTTATGTCGCACTATCTAGGGCTACAGATCCTAAAAAGCTAAAGCTGATATACCAAAGAGGGCAAAATTTTAGGGATTATTTAAGAAGTGTTGTTAAAATTGATGAAGAGGTTGATAAATTTTATAGAGAAAATATCTTTGAGAATATTAAGGAGGAGATATGA
- a CDS encoding ABC transporter permease yields the protein MSLVKYLLFKYLRFDKSQPFITLSAILAFLGVSIGLMVLIVAMAIMNGFDKEFERKLFTMNYPITILSSIRASIEDADVNDLKAKFPHLKFSPYIMTQVIIKSTSGLEGGMLFGVNSTDEKSINSVVKEGLKNREIRGYELLVGSAIKNDFVLSGEDKLTLIFTKGDPGGFALIPKMKRFDVISSFDSGLVAYDKSYLYTSVEALRKILDYEEGRYDGIHVYSDKPFDDISKISAQLPLSLRAIGWWQQNGNFFSALALEKRALFIVLMLIILVASLNIVSSLLMTVMNRRHEIALLLSLGASKSEIKKSFFALGATIGGSGIVFGLILGLFGVWLLGSFDIINLPADVYGSAKLPMELSLIDLSLILVGAIVIVAFSSYYPAKKAAQINVLETLRNE from the coding sequence ATGAGTTTAGTTAAGTATCTTCTTTTTAAATATTTACGCTTTGATAAAAGCCAGCCTTTTATCACTCTCTCTGCTATTTTGGCTTTTTTGGGAGTTAGCATAGGGCTTATGGTGCTTATAGTGGCAATGGCTATAATGAATGGATTTGATAAGGAATTTGAGCGTAAGCTATTTACGATGAACTATCCTATAACCATCCTTTCAAGCATACGTGCAAGTATAGAAGATGCCGATGTAAACGATTTAAAAGCCAAATTTCCACATCTAAAATTTAGCCCTTATATTATGACTCAGGTTATTATTAAGAGTACGAGCGGCCTAGAGGGCGGGATGCTCTTTGGAGTAAATTCAACTGACGAAAAGAGTATAAATTCCGTTGTCAAAGAGGGGCTTAAAAATAGAGAGATAAGAGGGTACGAGCTACTTGTAGGAAGCGCTATTAAAAATGATTTCGTGCTTAGCGGAGAGGATAAACTAACCTTGATATTTACTAAGGGTGATCCGGGAGGATTTGCTCTGATACCAAAGATGAAGCGCTTTGATGTGATATCTAGTTTTGACTCCGGACTCGTGGCGTATGACAAGAGCTATCTTTATACCTCAGTAGAGGCTCTGCGTAAAATTTTAGACTATGAAGAGGGCAGGTATGACGGAATCCATGTCTATTCTGATAAACCATTTGATGATATAAGCAAAATTTCAGCCCAGCTTCCACTCTCTTTAAGAGCTATTGGTTGGTGGCAACAAAATGGAAATTTCTTTTCAGCTCTTGCGCTTGAAAAGCGCGCTCTTTTTATAGTTTTAATGCTAATTATTTTGGTCGCATCTTTAAATATAGTAAGCTCGCTTCTGATGACTGTTATGAACCGCCGTCACGAGATAGCGCTTTTGCTCTCTCTTGGTGCAAGTAAGAGTGAGATAAAAAAGAGCTTTTTTGCCTTAGGTGCCACAATAGGTGGAAGCGGAATAGTATTTGGCCTTATATTGGGACTATTTGGAGTTTGGCTGCTTGGAAGTTTTGATATTATAAATTTGCCTGCAGATGTGTATGGAAGTGCTAAACTACCAATGGAGCTATCTTTAATTGACTTGTCGCTTATACTTGTTGGAGCCATTGTGATAGTGGCGTTTTCGTCATATTATCCTGCTAAAAAAGCAGCCCAGATAAATGTGCTTGAAACATTAAGAAACGAATAA
- a CDS encoding ArsS family sensor histidine kinase — protein sequence MKRSSVFYTITFIFILASTSIFLAFLWLMEYDKQNYTRELNAKYSTIARNTLFYMSGIINDKEYERQIEGIRMPEIIDQEEKEKILKDATILEEISADIGSSAIMLYEKHHYLKIKHIDRTLLLKDNEYQPYRYDIIKIIFSIVALILLAAYIFVIRKLKPLRKLKRQIDIFARGDIDKIKDVSSGNDEISEVSEAFYNAVCQIRHLNNSRKLFLRNIMHELKTPITKGRITAEMIQKDKNQERLVSVFVKLESLINEFAAVEQVTSSTALSNTKICLIDDVIDEALDIAMVEKDSVVIEKIENISINIDFKLFAIAIKNMIDNGLKYSSDRHVKIAIGDKDIKFISRGEKLSKDLKHYIEPFTKGEDAKKSFGLGLYIVDNILEAHKLNLTYRHENGFNIFSFENLESVVVKK from the coding sequence ATGAAACGTTCATCAGTTTTTTATACTATTACTTTTATATTTATACTTGCGTCTACAAGCATATTTCTGGCCTTTTTATGGCTAATGGAGTATGATAAGCAAAACTACACAAGAGAGTTGAATGCAAAATACTCTACAATAGCCAGAAATACGCTATTTTATATGAGTGGAATTATAAACGACAAAGAGTATGAACGCCAAATCGAAGGCATCAGAATGCCTGAGATTATAGATCAAGAAGAAAAAGAAAAAATTTTAAAAGATGCTACGATTTTAGAGGAAATTTCAGCAGATATTGGTTCGAGTGCTATTATGCTATATGAAAAACATCACTATTTAAAAATTAAACATATAGATAGAACCCTACTTTTAAAAGACAACGAATACCAACCCTATAGATATGATATTATCAAAATTATTTTTTCCATAGTTGCACTTATCTTACTTGCAGCTTACATCTTTGTTATTAGAAAGTTAAAGCCACTAAGAAAACTAAAAAGACAGATAGATATATTTGCCAGAGGAGATATTGACAAGATTAAAGATGTAAGTAGCGGTAATGATGAAATTTCAGAAGTTTCAGAGGCTTTTTATAATGCGGTTTGTCAAATTAGGCACCTCAATAACTCAAGAAAATTATTCTTAAGAAATATTATGCACGAGCTTAAAACTCCTATCACAAAAGGAAGAATAACCGCTGAAATGATACAAAAAGATAAAAATCAAGAAAGACTCGTGTCGGTATTTGTAAAGCTTGAAAGTCTTATAAACGAATTTGCCGCTGTCGAACAAGTAACATCAAGCACCGCTCTAAGCAACACCAAAATTTGCCTGATAGACGATGTGATAGATGAAGCTCTTGATATAGCGATGGTGGAAAAAGATAGTGTAGTCATAGAGAAAATAGAAAATATTAGCATAAATATTGATTTTAAACTCTTTGCGATAGCTATTAAAAACATGATAGATAATGGACTAAAATACTCCAGCGATAGACATGTAAAAATAGCCATAGGCGATAAAGATATCAAGTTCATAAGCAGAGGCGAAAAACTATCAAAAGATCTAAAGCACTATATAGAGCCGTTTACTAAAGGTGAAGATGCCAAAAAAAGCTTTGGCTTGGGGCTTTATATAGTAGATAATATACTTGAGGCACATAAGCTAAATTTGACATATAGGCATGAAAATGGATTTAATATATTTAGCTTTGAAAATTTAGAGAGTGTAGTAGTTAAAAAATAA
- a CDS encoding Do family serine endopeptidase, with protein MKKIVVISLVAACSIFAATINFNEAKDKFTRLNPENSDGVILSYNSSISEAKKSVVNISTTKTTTAGSGFDQMFNDPFFRDFFGFNFKIPQDKQKSASLGSGVIISSDGYIVTNNHVIEDSDEILVTLLESEKEYKAKIIGTDPKTDLAIIKIEATDLKAIKIADSSKIMEGDIVFAIGNPFGVGGSITQGIISGLNKDNIGLNQYENFIQTDASINPGNSGGALVDSRGALVGINSAILSRSGGNNGIGFAIPSNMTKEIAKKLIEDGKIERGYIGVMISNLTTEQKEIYKNKEGALISSVEKGLPADTAGLKRGDLIIQIDDKQIKNANDLKNTIGSLTPNKEITLVYERSGKIETTKIKLANMQQPNTGMRDNSSISGLSVAPINDEIRYRYKIPQDIVGVLVTDVKTNSNADKFGFQKGDIIIQIGEENIINLNDFNKALLNSKNKKTLVWVNRGGVIQGLVIK; from the coding sequence ATGAAAAAAATAGTTGTGATATCGCTTGTTGCAGCTTGTTCTATATTTGCAGCAACAATAAATTTTAATGAAGCCAAAGATAAATTTACAAGATTAAATCCGGAGAACTCTGATGGAGTTATACTCTCTTATAATAGCTCTATTTCTGAAGCTAAAAAATCAGTAGTAAATATATCCACTACAAAAACTACTACTGCAGGCAGTGGATTCGACCAGATGTTTAACGATCCTTTTTTTAGAGACTTTTTTGGATTTAACTTTAAAATCCCCCAAGATAAGCAAAAGAGTGCATCTTTAGGCTCAGGAGTAATAATATCAAGCGATGGGTATATAGTAACAAACAACCACGTAATAGAAGATAGCGATGAAATTTTAGTAACTTTACTGGAGAGTGAAAAAGAGTATAAGGCGAAGATTATAGGCACAGATCCAAAGACTGATCTTGCGATAATCAAAATAGAAGCAACGGATTTAAAGGCAATCAAGATCGCGGACTCATCTAAGATAATGGAAGGTGATATTGTATTTGCCATAGGAAATCCGTTTGGAGTAGGCGGAAGTATAACACAAGGCATAATCTCAGGTCTAAATAAAGATAATATCGGATTAAATCAATATGAAAATTTTATCCAAACCGATGCCTCTATCAATCCTGGAAACTCAGGTGGCGCGCTTGTAGATAGCAGAGGTGCTCTTGTAGGTATAAATTCAGCTATTCTATCAAGAAGCGGTGGTAATAACGGAATAGGCTTTGCGATCCCTTCAAATATGACTAAAGAGATAGCCAAAAAGCTTATCGAGGATGGCAAGATCGAACGTGGATATATAGGCGTTATGATATCAAATTTAACAACGGAACAAAAAGAAATTTATAAAAACAAAGAAGGAGCGCTAATAAGCAGTGTAGAAAAGGGGCTTCCTGCCGATACAGCAGGACTTAAAAGAGGGGACCTTATAATACAAATAGACGATAAGCAGATAAAAAACGCAAACGATCTTAAAAATACGATAGGCTCTCTTACTCCTAATAAAGAGATCACTCTAGTATATGAGCGTTCAGGTAAAATAGAAACGACAAAAATAAAACTAGCCAATATGCAACAACCCAATACAGGAATGAGAGATAACTCCTCTATAAGCGGACTGAGCGTAGCTCCCATAAACGATGAAATAAGATATAGATATAAAATTCCTCAAGATATAGTAGGCGTACTAGTAACAGATGTCAAGACAAACTCAAACGCCGATAAATTTGGCTTCCAAAAAGGCGATATCATAATACAAATCGGTGAAGAAAATATAATAAATCTCAATGATTTTAACAAGGCTCTTTTAAATTCTAAGAACAAAAAAACTCTTGTATGGGTAAATAGAGGCGGAGTTATTCAAGGACTTGTTATTAAATAA
- a CDS encoding J domain-containing protein: MSNSLYDTLGISKGATSDEIKKAYRRLARKYHPDINKEPGAEDKFKEINAAYEILSDEKKKAQYDQYGDTMFGGQNFHDFASSSANMGDLDEILKNIFGGGFGGFSRSGFSGFSSSGFDDGFSGFSQDLDIRARVNIPFEVAILGGEHRINFNGDSLKIKIPNGINNEEKLRIKGKGKSARSGEAGDLILTVNIEPSSEYERDGDDLYKEAEIPLRTMLFGGKVTISTLQKDVTIKIAENSKSGQKIRIKGYGVKNRKSGLYGDLYLKIKVALPDTNSLDDDLIKIMKEKLPER, encoded by the coding sequence ATGAGTAATAGTCTTTATGATACTTTGGGCATTTCAAAAGGCGCAACTAGCGACGAGATAAAAAAAGCATACCGCAGATTGGCAAGAAAATATCATCCGGATATAAATAAAGAGCCTGGTGCAGAAGATAAATTTAAAGAGATAAATGCAGCTTATGAAATTTTAAGCGATGAGAAGAAAAAGGCTCAATATGATCAATACGGCGATACTATGTTTGGAGGACAAAATTTCCATGACTTTGCAAGCAGTTCAGCCAATATGGGCGATCTTGACGAGATATTAAAAAATATTTTCGGCGGAGGCTTTGGAGGATTTTCTAGAAGCGGCTTTAGTGGATTTTCAAGCTCAGGATTTGATGATGGCTTTAGTGGATTTTCGCAAGATCTAGACATTAGAGCCAGAGTAAATATACCTTTTGAGGTTGCTATTTTGGGTGGTGAGCATAGGATAAATTTTAATGGAGATAGTCTAAAGATAAAAATTCCAAACGGTATAAACAATGAGGAGAAGCTTCGTATAAAAGGCAAAGGTAAGAGCGCTAGAAGTGGCGAGGCGGGCGATTTGATACTGACTGTAAATATAGAACCGAGCAGTGAGTATGAAAGAGATGGCGATGATTTGTATAAGGAGGCTGAAATTCCGCTTAGAACAATGCTTTTTGGTGGAAAGGTAACTATATCTACCTTGCAAAAAGATGTTACCATAAAGATTGCCGAGAATTCAAAATCAGGACAAAAGATAAGAATTAAAGGCTATGGTGTAAAAAATAGAAAAAGTGGACTTTATGGAGATTTGTATCTTAAGATCAAAGTTGCATTGCCGGATACAAATTCGCTTGATGATGATTTGATAAAAATTATGAAAGAAAAACTTCCGGAGAGATAA
- a CDS encoding helix-turn-helix transcriptional regulator, which yields MRGYDEPVYLISVVAKVLSIHPQTLRQYEREGLVEPSRTDGRMRLYSEKDLDRIKMILRLTRDLGVNLAGVDVILQLKEQLDQFEQTIDELRSEVDRLNNTGTIPSKKALVKRKNSFDLIFYEHKDKG from the coding sequence ATGCGTGGATATGATGAGCCTGTTTATCTTATAAGTGTCGTTGCTAAAGTGCTTAGCATACACCCTCAAACCTTGCGTCAATATGAGCGAGAAGGTCTTGTTGAGCCGTCAAGAACCGATGGTCGTATGAGGCTATATTCTGAGAAAGATCTGGATCGTATCAAGATGATACTTCGTCTGACTCGTGATTTGGGTGTAAATTTGGCTGGAGTTGATGTGATATTGCAGCTAAAAGAGCAACTTGATCAGTTTGAGCAAACTATAGATGAGTTAAGAAGTGAAGTGGATAGGCTTAACAATACAGGCACTATTCCATCTAAAAAAGCCCTTGTTAAACGCAAGAATAGTTTTGATCTTATTTTTTATGAACATAAAGATAAGGGCTAA
- the secA gene encoding preprotein translocase subunit SecA, with protein MIVGIMQKIFGTKNDREVKRYAKRVKDINALEPKYQAMSDEELKASFNELKSAIQDGAKTLDEVLNDVFAIVRETSKRTLNMRHFDVQLIGGMVLNDGRIAEMKTGEGKTLVASLPVVLNAMAGKGVHVVTVNDYLAKRDATQMGEIYNFLGLSVGVVLGGEYDDEVRKAAYASDITYGTNNEFGFDYLRDNMKMEFKDKVQREHNFVIVDEVDSILIDEARTPLIISGPTNRTLDGYIKANEVAGQMIKGEAPATPQDKATGDFVVDEKNRTIAITEEGISKAERLFGVENLYNLENAILSHHLDQALKARNLFERDVHYVVRDNEVVIVDEFTGRLSEGRRFSEGLHQALEAKEGVQIKEESQTLADITFQNYFRLYNKLSGMTGTAQTEATEFSQIYKLDVISIPTNVPTIRIDHNDLIYKTQKEKFKAVIDEIKRAHDKGQPVLVGTASIERSELLHELLVKEKIPHSVLNAKNHEKEAQIIAEAGAKGAVTIATNMAGRGVDIKINDEVRDLGGLYIIGTERHESRRIDNQLRGRSGRQGDPGMSRFYLSLEDNLLRIFGSDRIKSIMDRLGIDEGESIDSKMVTRAVENAQKKVESLHFEARKHILEYDDVANEQRKTVYKFRNELLDPEFDIGEKIKQNRGEYVINLLEQAEIFAGGVRSEFDIDKLVSILSENGLAINADELKELDFNDLAQKIEGILESEYEEKMSVMADDQRRYLEKVLCLQVVDNAWREHLYQMDILKTGIGLRGYNQKDPLTEYKKESFNLFMELVSRIKFEGIKILQAVRFKSQEEVDAEQRVLQKMQEEQNKGLKYSNEESSATTNEVRGKKIPRNEPCPCGSGKKYKECCGKSGPKKGIFA; from the coding sequence ATGATAGTTGGCATTATGCAGAAAATTTTCGGGACGAAAAATGATCGAGAGGTAAAAAGATACGCAAAACGAGTCAAAGATATCAATGCGCTTGAGCCAAAATATCAAGCTATGAGCGATGAGGAGCTAAAGGCTAGCTTTAATGAGCTTAAATCAGCTATTCAAGACGGAGCAAAAACTCTTGATGAAGTATTAAACGATGTCTTTGCCATTGTTAGAGAGACGAGCAAAAGAACTTTAAATATGCGTCATTTTGATGTTCAGTTAATAGGTGGCATGGTGCTAAATGACGGAAGAATAGCCGAGATGAAGACGGGCGAGGGAAAGACTCTTGTAGCAAGCCTTCCTGTCGTATTAAACGCAATGGCCGGTAAGGGCGTGCATGTTGTTACGGTAAACGACTACCTAGCCAAGCGTGACGCAACCCAAATGGGTGAAATTTATAACTTTCTTGGACTTAGCGTAGGAGTAGTTTTGGGCGGCGAGTATGATGATGAGGTTAGAAAGGCTGCCTATGCCAGCGATATAACTTATGGCACAAATAACGAATTTGGGTTTGATTATCTGCGTGACAATATGAAGATGGAGTTTAAAGACAAGGTTCAAAGAGAGCATAACTTCGTAATAGTGGATGAGGTAGATAGTATCCTTATAGATGAGGCTAGAACCCCGCTTATTATCTCAGGTCCTACTAACCGCACTCTTGATGGCTATATCAAGGCAAACGAGGTAGCTGGACAGATGATAAAAGGAGAAGCGCCTGCAACTCCTCAGGATAAGGCTACTGGCGATTTTGTGGTAGATGAGAAAAATAGAACAATAGCCATAACCGAAGAGGGTATAAGTAAGGCTGAAAGACTATTTGGTGTGGAAAATTTATATAACCTTGAAAATGCGATCTTAAGCCACCATTTAGATCAGGCCCTAAAGGCTAGAAATTTATTTGAAAGAGATGTGCACTATGTCGTAAGAGATAACGAGGTAGTGATAGTAGATGAATTTACGGGTAGATTGAGCGAGGGAAGGCGCTTTAGCGAGGGGCTTCACCAGGCACTTGAGGCCAAAGAGGGCGTGCAAATAAAAGAGGAGAGCCAAACCCTAGCCGATATAACATTTCAAAACTATTTTAGGCTATACAATAAGCTTTCTGGTATGACAGGAACGGCTCAGACTGAAGCTACAGAATTTTCTCAAATTTACAAGCTGGACGTTATCTCGATACCTACAAACGTGCCTACGATAAGAATTGATCATAATGACCTTATATACAAGACTCAAAAAGAGAAATTTAAAGCCGTAATAGACGAGATAAAAAGAGCCCACGACAAGGGTCAACCTGTGCTTGTAGGAACGGCTTCTATTGAGAGAAGTGAGCTTTTACATGAGCTGCTTGTAAAAGAAAAGATCCCTCACTCGGTGTTAAATGCCAAAAATCACGAAAAAGAGGCCCAAATCATAGCCGAAGCAGGTGCTAAAGGAGCTGTTACCATAGCTACTAATATGGCTGGACGCGGTGTAGATATCAAGATAAACGACGAAGTAAGAGATCTTGGCGGGTTATATATAATAGGCACGGAAAGACACGAGAGCAGAAGAATCGATAATCAGCTAAGAGGGCGTTCTGGTCGTCAGGGAGATCCTGGGATGAGTAGATTTTACTTAAGCTTAGAGGATAATCTTTTAAGAATTTTTGGAAGCGACCGCATAAAAAGTATAATGGATAGGCTTGGAATAGATGAGGGCGAGAGTATCGATTCTAAAATGGTTACAAGAGCAGTAGAGAATGCTCAAAAGAAGGTTGAAAGTCTGCACTTTGAGGCCAGAAAACATATCCTAGAGTATGATGATGTCGCAAATGAACAGAGAAAGACCGTATATAAATTTAGAAACGAGCTACTTGATCCTGAATTTGATATTGGTGAAAAAATCAAACAAAATAGAGGCGAATATGTAATAAATTTGCTTGAGCAGGCTGAAATTTTTGCAGGCGGTGTTAGAAGTGAATTTGACATAGATAAACTTGTCTCAATACTTTCCGAAAACGGATTGGCAATAAATGCAGACGAACTAAAAGAGCTTGATTTTAACGATTTAGCTCAAAAGATAGAGGGAATTTTAGAGTCTGAATATGAAGAAAAGATGAGTGTTATGGCTGATGATCAAAGAAGGTATTTAGAGAAAGTGCTTTGCCTTCAAGTGGTGGATAATGCGTGGAGAGAGCATCTCTATCAGATGGATATACTAAAAACCGGAATTGGACTTAGAGGATATAATCAAAAAGATCCGCTAACAGAATACAAAAAAGAGAGTTTTAACTTATTTATGGAGCTTGTATCACGCATTAAATTTGAGGGTATCAAGATACTTCAGGCTGTTAGGTTTAAGAGTCAGGAAGAGGTCGATGCCGAACAAAGAGTTTTGCAAAAGATGCAAGAGGAGCAAAATAAAGGGCTTAAATATTCAAATGAAGAAAGTAGTGCTACGACAAATGAGGTAAGAGGCAAAAAGATACCTCGCAATGAACCATGCCCTTGTGGAAGTGGCAAAAAATATAAAGAGTGTTGTGGTAAAAGCGGTCCTAAAAAAGGAATTTTTGCTTAG
- a CDS encoding response regulator transcription factor, with protein MINILMIEDDFELAEILSEYLENYDFRVTIAEEPYIGLSTLNTGKFDLVILDLTLPGIDGLEVCKEIRKRHNIPIIISSARHDITDKVNALDNGADDYLPKPYDPQELLARIKSHLRRQNVTIAEEKKQKNKDLVLNEFEHIITLKNEPLNLTAAEFDILKYLIKKEGGAITREELIYNCKSINEDSSNKSIDVIIGRIRAKLGENPKEPTYIHAIRGIGYKLIQ; from the coding sequence ATGATAAACATTTTGATGATAGAAGATGATTTTGAACTGGCTGAAATTTTAAGTGAGTACCTTGAAAACTATGATTTTAGGGTTACCATCGCGGAAGAACCTTATATAGGTCTTTCTACTTTAAATACTGGCAAATTTGATCTTGTAATACTTGATCTGACTCTGCCTGGTATTGATGGGCTTGAAGTATGCAAAGAGATAAGAAAAAGACATAACATTCCTATCATAATCTCAAGCGCAAGACATGACATTACCGATAAAGTTAATGCTCTTGACAATGGAGCGGACGATTATCTACCCAAACCTTACGATCCTCAAGAACTACTGGCGCGTATTAAAAGTCATTTAAGACGCCAAAATGTAACTATAGCGGAAGAAAAAAAGCAGAAAAACAAGGATCTGGTTTTAAATGAATTTGAGCATATTATCACCCTCAAAAACGAGCCTTTAAACTTAACCGCTGCAGAATTTGACATCTTAAAATACTTGATCAAAAAAGAAGGTGGGGCTATCACGAGAGAAGAGCTTATATATAATTGCAAAAGTATTAATGAAGACTCATCAAATAAAAGCATAGATGTAATAATAGGCAGAATCAGAGCCAAACTTGGTGAAAATCCAAAAGAGCCTACATATATACATGCGATTAGAGGTATAGGCTATAAGCTTATTCAATAA